ATCGTACTGCTGTTCCCGCGTTTGGGCTGAGTTGAGATAGCCTGCAGAAATGCCGTTGGCAGTGAGCTGATCGACCTGATCCTTCATTAGCGAGATCAGCGGAGAAACCACCAGCGTCAGTCCGTCCATAAGCAGTGCGGGCAGCTGATAGCAAAGCGACTTTCCGCCGCCTGTGGGCATGACCACCAGACAGTCGCGCCCAGACGCAGCCTCAGTCACAATCTCCAACTGACCCGGTCTGAACTGCTGGTAACCAAAGGTGTCACGCAGAACCCGTGCGGCCAATGTTTCCGAATCTAATACAACCGCCGTTGACACCATTATCCCCCGTCACTCTTGATGCCGGCTATTCTAGGCTTATTCCTATCGTTTGTCCCCCTCGACGGAGGAAAATCCCCCAAATGAGGCAGAAGCCTCGACATGCTTCGCCGATTTTTTCTGCGATATACATTTCTTATTAAACATTCTGCGAAGCGGCTTCAGAGCCCCATTAAAAAGGAGACTTACCGCCATTTTCGCCCTGTACCAGCGTTTTTCATTGCGGATCCGGTAAATTTCAGCAATAAACCGCTAATAAAATGAAGTACACTGCTAGCCTCTCGCCTTCTTCTTAATTTGGTTACGTTTATTCATGGAATCGCAGCAGACGCGCTTAGGCGTGATATACGCTTTAGCAGCCTATCTTATCTGGGGGATAGCGCCCGCCTACTTTAAAGTTATCGACTTTGTGCCCGCAGACGAAATTTTAACCCACCGAGTTCTGTGGTCGTTTTTCTTTATGCTGGCGCTTATCACGATAGGGAAACAGTGGGGCAACGTGCGCCGTGTTCTGTCCGATAAAAAGAAGCTGCTGCTTTTAGCCGTCAGTGCACTGCTAATTGGCAGTAACTGGCTCACCTTCATCTGGGCGGTGAACAATCACCACATGCTGGAAGCCAGCATGGGCTACTTTATCAATCCGCTGGTGAACGTGGTGTTAGGGATGCTGTTTCTTGGTGAGCGCTTTCGCCGCATGCAGTGGGTAGCAGTGGCGCTGGCGTTTGGCGGCGTACTCATCCAGCTCTGGCAGTTTGGCTCTGTGCCCTACATCAGCCTGACGTTGGCTATCACCTTTGGCCTTTATGCGCTGACGCGAAAAAAAATCGGCGTTGACTCGCAAAGCGGCATGCTGATGGAAACCCTGTGGCTGCTGCCGGTTGCTGCCGTTTACCTGTTCTTTATTGCTGACTCGCCAACCAGCCACTTAGGGCAAAACAGCCTGTCGCTGAACCTGCTGTTGGTGGCTGCGGGCGTTGTTACCACGGTACCGCTGCTGTTTTTTACCGCTGCGGCCACCAAGCTTCGCCTATCGACACTGGGCTTTTTCCAGTACATCGGCCCAACGCTAATGTTTTTGCTGGCGACGCTCTTTTACGGTGAAAGCATCGGGCAAGACAAGCTGGTAACCTTTGGCTTTATCTGGGCCGCCCTTGTCATCTTTATCATTGATGCCCTCTACTATCAGAGAAAGCTACGCTGACGGCGTTTTCCTCGGCGCATGGCGAGAGATAAACTTCGCCATCGCTGGGCCCGTTAGCAGAATGCTAAATAGCCTCAGTGTCTGCATCGCCATAATAAACGACATATCGGCCCCACTCCCCGCCGCGATAATAGCGACAGTATCCAGCCCGCCAGGGCTGGTTGCCAGATAGGCGCTGAGAAAGTCCATATCCAGCACGTGAGTTAGCGCTAACGCCATCAGGGCACACAGTGACATCAGCCCAAAGATTGAAAGGATAATCTGCGGCAGCGTTCTCACCGCCAGAATAAACACTGTCCGATTAAAGCGTAGCCCTACGCTCCAGCCGATAA
This DNA window, taken from Leminorella richardii, encodes the following:
- the rarD gene encoding EamA family transporter RarD; this translates as MESQQTRLGVIYALAAYLIWGIAPAYFKVIDFVPADEILTHRVLWSFFFMLALITIGKQWGNVRRVLSDKKKLLLLAVSALLIGSNWLTFIWAVNNHHMLEASMGYFINPLVNVVLGMLFLGERFRRMQWVAVALAFGGVLIQLWQFGSVPYISLTLAITFGLYALTRKKIGVDSQSGMLMETLWLLPVAAVYLFFIADSPTSHLGQNSLSLNLLLVAAGVVTTVPLLFFTAAATKLRLSTLGFFQYIGPTLMFLLATLFYGESIGQDKLVTFGFIWAALVIFIIDALYYQRKLR